A segment of the Bdellovibrio bacteriovorus genome:
ACCGGAATCGGCGCTCAGTTCGGTGGCAAATACTTCGTGCACGACGTGCGCGTGATCCGTCTGCCTCGCCATGGTGCAAGCTGCCCGATTGGTGTGGGGGTCAGTTGTTCTGCGGATCGCAACATCAAAGGCAAGATCACCCGTGACGGCATCTTCCTTGAGCAGTTGGAGCTTCACCCGGAACAATACCTGCCCAATCACCTGCAGGACGCGGGCGCTGAAGCAATTGAAATTGATCTGAACAAGCCAATGGCGGAAACGTTGAAGGTTCTGTCGCAGCAGAAAGTGGCAACCCGCGTGATGCTAAACGGTCCGATGATCGTGGCGCGTGATATTGCCCATGCGAAACTGAAAGAAAAAGTCGATCGCGGTGAAGGCGTGCCTCAGTATTTCAAGGACTATGCGGTTTATTACGCAGGTCCGGCGAAAACACCAAAAGGCTATGCTTCGGGCTCCTTCGGTCCGACCACCAGTGAGCGCATGGATCCCTATGTTGGCACGTTCCAGGCTTTGGGTGGTTCCATGATCATGCTGGGTAAAGGAAACCGCAGCCCGCAGGTCACGGAAGCGTGCAAGCAGTACGGGGGCTTCTATCTGGGATCTATCGGTGGTCCGGCGGCCCGTCTGGGCAAAGAGTGCATCACGAAAGTGGAAGTGCTTGATTTCCCGGAGCTGGGCATGGAGTCCGTGTGGAAGATCGAAGTCAAAGACTTCCCGGCCTTTATCATCGTTGATGACAAAGGAAACGATTTCTTCAAGTCCGTTATCAGAAAGTTGTAAAAGTAAAAAGCCTCCCAGCGGGAGGCTTTTTTTATGTCTCTTTCAGCAGGATCGGCGAAATGCCGACAAAGAGATTCATGATCACCGGTCCAATCAGCAAGCCCGGCAGCCCCATCATGATGATGGCTCCAACCACACACGTAAATCCAATTACCGGAGAGATGTCCTGATCACCGCCCACGATGAAGGGCTTCAGAATATTATCGATACTGCCGGCGATGGTTGCCACGATGAAAAGCCCCACCGCGGCGCCGGTGCGGTCCCCGATAAAGGCCAGCACGCAAAGTAAATATCCCACGGGCGCGGCGCCGATCACAGGAATGAAGGACACAAAGAAGGTCACAGTCAGAACCAGCCAGAAATCACCCTCACCAAAAATCAGACTGCCGGCACCAATAAGGCTTGCCTGAATCAGACCAATCACCAGAGTTGAAAACAAAGTGACCCAGCAGCTTTTTTTGGTGATCACAATCAGCTTTTCGGTTGTTTCAGCTTTCAACGGGCTGTAGCGCAAAGTGAAGGCTTTGATGCCCGGCGCTTTGATCAGCATGACCGTCATGGCAATCAGGAACACAAAGATCATAAGCAGAATCGCCGGAAGCTGGCCCAGGAACTGGGTGGAATATTCCAGGGCGCCGCTGCCGATTTTGTGCAGAACATTTTCCATGACCTCGCGGGCAGGGCCTGCCAGATCCGTTCCGGTGAAATCAGAAAGCTTCTGCAGCAGATTCAAGGCATAGTTTTTCAGATTGTGGGCCTGGGACAGAATCTTGTCGGTTTCAATGTCCTTGGGCTGGCTGGCATAGACGACAATGCGGTAGATGGCCAAAGACAGCGGGATCAGGAACAGGCCCATTCCCAAAAGCATAAAGATCAGTGACCAGGATTTACGCCCCAGACGCCCTTTGGCGCTGAGTTTTTCTATCCAGTCATTCAGCCCCAGCGCAAAGACGCCCGCCAGGGTCAATGGCATCAGAAATGGAACATTGATGAAAAGAAATGCCGCCAGAAGAAGTATCAATAAAATCCAGTGCACAGCTTGAGGTTTGTCTTTAAAAGAATTCAGCATAACGTCCTACACTTTCTTGATAAATAAATCCTGGCTGCCGCGAATACGTTCAGCATAGATGCCTTTTTCTGATCTTTTTCCCGCACTGATGATCATGGTGACGGCGGCTCCGGACGGCAGGGCCAGCAGCTTTTTCACGCGAACTTCGTCAAAGCCCTCCATCGGGCAACTGTCGTATCCGGCAGCGCGGAAAGCCAGCATCAGGTTTTCACAGGCCAGGGCCGTGGTCTTCGTGGCCCACAGTAAATTGCCGCTGCGACCAAAGGGGCCGCGCGGGATCACTCTGAACATTCCCAGGAAAAACACGGCAAGACTTTTAAATGGCGCCAGAATATTCAGCGGACCGTTGCCGTACACGAAAGGCACCAGCTTGTTGTAATAGGCATGAACACTTTTCGGAGTATCCTGACGATTGGAAAAATAGATCTGGTTGATCTTCTGACCGCGCTGCCACTGATCAGGACGGGCAACGCAGGCAATCAGCGTCGGGGCAGTGCGTGCGGCAGGCTGATTCAGGCAGAACTCTTTCAGACGCTGAAGTTTATCGGGGCTTTTTACCCAGTAAAACTCCCACGGCTGCAGATTGGATGAATTGGGTGCCAGCAGACCCAGACGCAGGCATTCTTCAACAACAGAATCCGGAATCGGTTCATTGGTATAGTGGCGGACAGAACGGCGGCTTTCGACGACT
Coding sequences within it:
- a CDS encoding nitroreductase family protein produces the protein MSDNIFSKAPDVMYSEPAVDCDFGEFTKVVESRRSVRHYTNEPIPDSVVEECLRLGLLAPNSSNLQPWEFYWVKSPDKLQRLKEFCLNQPAARTAPTLIACVARPDQWQRGQKINQIYFSNRQDTPKSVHAYYNKLVPFVYGNGPLNILAPFKSLAVFFLGMFRVIPRGPFGRSGNLLWATKTTALACENLMLAFRAAGYDSCPMEGFDEVRVKKLLALPSGAAVTMIISAGKRSEKGIYAERIRGSQDLFIKKV
- a CDS encoding AI-2E family transporter codes for the protein MLNSFKDKPQAVHWILLILLLAAFLFINVPFLMPLTLAGVFALGLNDWIEKLSAKGRLGRKSWSLIFMLLGMGLFLIPLSLAIYRIVVYASQPKDIETDKILSQAHNLKNYALNLLQKLSDFTGTDLAGPAREVMENVLHKIGSGALEYSTQFLGQLPAILLMIFVFLIAMTVMLIKAPGIKAFTLRYSPLKAETTEKLIVITKKSCWVTLFSTLVIGLIQASLIGAGSLIFGEGDFWLVLTVTFFVSFIPVIGAAPVGYLLCVLAFIGDRTGAAVGLFIVATIAGSIDNILKPFIVGGDQDISPVIGFTCVVGAIIMMGLPGLLIGPVIMNLFVGISPILLKET